A genomic region of Raphanus sativus cultivar WK10039 chromosome 6, ASM80110v3, whole genome shotgun sequence contains the following coding sequences:
- the LOC108812986 gene encoding auxin response factor 10, with amino-acid sequence MEQERSLDPQLWHACAGSMVQIPSLNSTVFYFPQGHAEHAHAPPDFHAPRVPPLILCRVASVKFLADSETDEVYSKITLLPLPGNDLDLENDAVLGLTPSPDVAVNEKPASFAKTLTQSDANNGGGFSVPRYCAETIFPRLDYTAEPPVQTVIAKDIHGETWKFRHIYRGTPRRHLLTTGWSTFVNQKKLIAGDSIVFLRSETGDLCVGIRRAKRGGLGSNGLGSDNNNGNSNNNNPYPGFSGFLRDDEITASKLMMMKRNATAAGGGGGNVSDANAPGGRVRVEAVAEAVARAACGQPFEVVYYPRASTPEFCVKASDVRSAMRIRWCSGMRFKMAFETEDSSRISWFMGTVSAVQVADPIRWPNSPWRLLQVAWDEPDLLQNVKRVSPWLVELVSNMPAIHLSPFSPRKKLRIPQPFDFPFDGTKFPVFSPGFAAGGNNGESMCYLSNDNNNNNTAPAGIQGARQAQQLFGSPSPSLLSDLNLNSFHSGNKLQQSSSSPAMFLSGFNPRHHHFDNIVVPRQARDAEFNNNNISCSLTIGNPGLVQDKKKSGSVKTHQFLLFGQPILTEQQVMNRKREEAEKEEKGGLTWNYGLQGLETGHCKVFMESEDVGRTLDLSVIGSYQELYRKLAEMFGIEERSDLLTHVVYRDANGVTKRIGDEPFSNFMRSTKRLTIKMDIGGDNLRKTWITGIRNGENGMDSSTKTGQLSIFA; translated from the exons ATGGAGCAAGAGAGAAGCTTGGATCCACAGCTATGGCATGCTTGTGCGGGATCAATGGTTCAAATCCCTTCCCTCAATTCAACCGTCTTCTACTTCCCTCAAGGCCACGCCGAACACGCTCACGCGCCTCCTGATTTCCACGCGCCGCGCGTCCCTCCTCTAATCCTCTGCCGCGTCGCCTCTGTGAAGTTCCTCGCCGACTCAGAAACCGACGAAGTCTACTCCAAAATCACCCTCCTGCCGCTCCCCGGAAACGACCTGGATCTGGAAAACGACGCCGTTCTCGGTCTCACACCTTCCCCCGACGTCGCCGTCAACGAGAAACCGGCGTCTTTCGCCAAAACGCTGACGCAGTCAGACGCCAACAACGGCGGCGGTTTCTCCGTGCCGCGTTACTGCGCCGAGACGATTTTTCCGCGGCTCGATTACACGGCGGAGCCTCCGGTGCAGACCGTGATCGCCAAAGACATCCACGGCGAGACTTGGAAGTTCCGGCACATATACAGAGGAACGCCTCGCCGTCATCTTCTGACCACCGGCTGGAGCACGTTCGTCAACCAGAAGAAGCTTATCGCCGGAGACTCGATCGTCTTCCTCCGCTCAGAAACCGGCGACCTCTGCGTCGGAATCCGTCGCGCCAAACGCGGCGGTCTCGGATCTAACGGTTTAGGATCCGACAACAACAACggcaacagcaacaacaacaatccTTACCCCGGATTCTCAGGCTTCCTCCGCGACGACGAGATAACGGCTTCgaagctgatgatgatgaaacgCAACGCAACCGCcgccggcggcggcggcgggaACGTTAGCGACGCGAACGCGCCCGGGGGGAGAGTGAGAGTGGAGGCGGTTGCGGAAGCGGTTGCGCGTGCAGCGTGTGGACAACCGTTCGAGGTCGTTTATTACCCGCGAGCGAGCACGCCGGAGTTTTGCGTGAAAGCTTCCGATGTGAGATCGGCGATGAGGATAAGATGGTGCAGCGGCATGCGTTTCAAAATGGCGTTTGAGACTGAGGATTCTTCAAGAATCAGTTGGTTCATGGGTACCGTCTCCGCCGTTCAAGTCGCTGATCCAATCCGTTGGCCTAATTCTCCATGGCGTCTCCTTCAG gtaGCTTGGGACGAACCGGACTTGCTGCAAAACGTGAAACGGGTAAGCCCGTGGTTAGTCGAATTGGTATCGAACATGCCAGCGATTCATCTCTCTCCTTTCTCTCCGAGAAAGAAGCTGAGGATTCCACAGCCTTTCGATTTCCCTTTCGACGGTACCAAGTTTCCGGTCTTCTCCCCTGGATTCGCCGCCGGTGGTAACAACGGCGAATCCATGTGTTATTTGTCAAACGACAACAATAACAATAACACCGCTCCTGCAGGAATACAGGGAGCCAGGCAAGCTCAACAACTCTTCGGATCACCATCTCCGTCTTTGTTGTCTGATCTCAATCTCAATAGTTTTCACTCCGGTAACAAGTTACAACAGTCTTCCTCTTCTCCGGCGATGTTTCTCTCCGGTTTCAACCCCAGGCATCATCATTTCGATAACATCGTCGTGCCACGTCAGGCTCGGGACGCGGagtttaataataacaatatttcGTGTTCTTTGACAATTGGGAATCCTGGTTTAGTTCAGGACAAGAAGAAGTCCGGTTCGGTTAAGACGCATCAGTTCTTGCTGTTCGGTCAACCTATTTTGACCGAACAGCAGGTCATGAACCGGAAACGGGAAGAGGCGGAGAAGGAGGAGAAAGGTGGGTTAACATGGAATTACGGTTTGCAGGGACTTGAGACGGGTCACTGTAAAGTTTTCATGGAATCTGAGGATGTTGGACGAACGCTCGATCTCTCGGTTATTGGCTCGTACCAAGAGTTGTACCGGAAATTGGCCGAGATGTTTGGTATAGAGGAGAGGTCGGATTTGTTGACCCATGTTGTTTACCGGGACGCAAATGGTGTTACCAAACGCATTGGAGACGAACCTTTCAG TAATTTCATGAGATCAACGAAGCGACTAACGATCAAGATGGACATTGGCGGCGACAACTTGAGAAA GACATGGATAACCGGGATCAGGAATGGCGAAAATGGTATGGACTCTTCTACTAAGACCGGTCAGCTTAGCATCTTCGCTTGA